A segment of the Butyrivibrio fibrisolvens genome:
AACAAGTAATTACGTATACCACAATATTCCCAGCAAAGACAGACAGTCAATTCTTCTTGAGACGTTAAGAACACTTAAGAAGGGTGGCACATTTGCAATTCACGACATAATGTCACCTGCTAAGTACGGTGATATGGAAAGCTTTGTAAATAAGCTTAAAGATATGGGTTACAAAGAAGTTAAGCTTGTTGATACTACAAATGGTATGTTCATGAGCAAATGGGAGTCCACTTGGATGGGGCTTTCAGGTTCTGCAATTCTTATGGGGAGGAAATAAGTTCGAAATATGTATCATATCGAGAAAAACACAGTACAGGAAACACTGATAATACCATTGTTTGGAAGGAAAGTATGCTCTGAACATTTTCCGCATCTGTTCAAAGATCCGGAGGCTGAGCGCATCTGCTCAATGCTAGATTATGATTTTGCAGAAAAAGGTAAGAAGATGGAAAGCGCAGTCGGACTTTTTGGAGCATTAGAGGTTGCTCAGAGGCAGTATGACCTTGCTTGGGAAGTTAAAGATTATTTGAAATCTCATCCAAATGCTGCTGTAGTAAATCTTGGATGTGGTTTGGATGATACTTTCAGAAAGTGTGATAACGGAACCTGCAAGGGCTACAATATAGATATGCCGGATGTAATTACAGTAAGAAATGAACTTTTACCTGCTGTAGATAGGGAAAAGAACCTTGCATATGATCTTAATGATGAACGCTGGATGGATGAAATAGACTCGTCTCATGGGGCAGTGTTCTTTGCATCAGGTGTTTTCTATTATTTTAAAACTGAGGCAGTAAGAGAATTATTCCAAAAAATGGCGAAGAAGTTTTCAGGTGGTGTGGTAGTGTTTGATTCTTGCAACCAGCGCGGAGCAAAGATGATGACTAAGACTTGGTTAAAGGAAGCAGGAATATCGGATGTAAATGCCTTATTCTCTGTTGAAGATAAGTCTGAAATCGAAGCTTGGAGCAATGATTTTGCAGCTGTAAATGCTCGTAGTTACATGAGGGGATACAGAGATATCTACAATGAGGTCAGTTTCTTTCATAAACTTATGATCAAGTTCTGCGATAGACTTGTTAAGATGCAGATTATAAAGGTTACGTTCAAGTAGGTGTATCTTTGGCTACCGGTGGTGAAATCTGCGACTACTGGATCGTGCCAGACCAAATCAAGAATCCGCAATAAATGTGGAGGATATGTTGATGGACCATCATGTCATGATGAGGTAATTAGAAGATGTTGAAGAATTATATGAAAGAAGGACAAAAACTTCCGCTGTTTGGAGTAGGTCCTTATATTATCTATGGAATAGCTGTAGTCAATATCGTCGGAATCGTGCTACTATGCTATGTGCTTAAAATTGGTATTCTGGATGAACCATTGACACTCATATTTCGTATTACTGGCATATTACTGATTGTATTAGGAATTGCGATTTGGTATATAGGTGCGCTACGTTCAGACATGGATGATTCAATCACTGAGAATAAACTACAAACAAAAGGAATATATTCCTTGGTGAGAAATCCTATGTACAGCGGATGGTGGATTTCACTTTCTGGAATAACTCTTATGTGGCATAATGTCTGGCTACTGATATTTCCAATCATTGATTGGCTGATCATGACAATAGCCCTTATTAACACCGAAGAGAAATGGCTTTTGGATTTATATGGTGATGAATATGCTGAGTATAAGAAAACTGTAAACAGATGCATCCCATGGTTTCCAAAACATGCTGAAAAAAGGCGGAAGAGATGACAACACACGAATATGGAAAAGAAAATGACAAGGTTATAGTGCTAATACATCCATCAGTGGTAATGTGGGACTACTTTGAGTATGTTATTCCACTTATGGAAAAGAAATACCATCTGATCATTCCTGCAATCCCAGGTTATGACCCTGATGTAAAGAATGATTTTACCAGTGTTGAAGGGATTTCAAAAGAGTTAGAAGATTGGCTGATCAGGCATGGACTAAGCAATGTAACCTGCCTCTATGGCTGCTCCATGGGTGGCAGTATTGTTACCAGAATGCTTTCAGACAATAAAGTAAATGTACAAAGCGCTATTTTGGACGGTGGAATAACTCCATATCAGCTCCCCTGGATCATCACAAGATTGATAGCCGTAAGAGATTTTCTAATGATATATATTGGCAAGATTGGCGGAGCAAAGCTATTGGAGAAAGCATTCTGCATGGATGAATTGTCAGAGGACGATATAAAATACGCCGCAGGCGTTCTGAAGATGATGAGTGCTAAGACAATCTGGCGAACCTTTGACTCCTGCGATAATTACTCTATGCCTAAAGATATCCATACTGACTGCAAACACATAGAATACTGGGTTGCAGAAAAAGAGGTCAAGGACAGAAAGTGGGACATAGACTATATAAGAAAGATCTATCCTAACACTATATTTAGAAAGATCAAGAATATGGGGCATGGTGGCCTCGCTCCGTTTCATCCGGAAAAGTTTGTGAGGGGGATTGAGAGAGCTATAATGCAGGGGGATAAGAAATGATTTTGACTATTTTTCTTTCGTTAGTTTTTTGTGTAGCAATTACACTCATGATGCTTTCAGCGGTGGCTTTTATCCAGGATAAGAAACTTTTCTCTTCTGCACCAAAGGAAGCGCAGGCTGTGCTTCGACACAGAGACAAGGAGCTATTCTATGGGGCGAGGATAATTGGATGGACGCTTATGATTTTCAGCATTCTGATGATACTTGGTGTAGGTGTTATCTCAATTTGGGATGGCTTCAGGAGTGGGTTCACGTTTTGGCAGTTCTTTTTTAGATTTGTTTTTATATTCACAGTTTACAAACTTTATGACATGATCTGCTTTGATTACTTCCTGCTTTTGAAGTTCCATTTCTTCCAGTTTTATTATCCGGAAGTGAAGGAAGTATATGCGGACAGGAAGTATGGATATAACATCAAGAGCCAGCTGTTGAAGCTTCTTGTGATATTCCCGGCAGCGTCAGCTCTCGTGGCCTGGATATGTACATTATCTTGAGAAATGTGGAGGAGCTATGAGCATTAAATATGAGATCCTTAAGCGGGTAGTAAAAGCCGCAGGTTCCACTGTTATCCGGCATTCCCAATAGTGAAAGAGGCCCAGGAAGGCTGGGATAAGATGGTGGATTTGATTAGAAATAATACATAAGAACAGAGGTTTACTATGATGGTCGTATTATGAAGGAGGGAAGCAGGTAACATGGTTTGGTATGTATTGGTAATTGAAGCGATAGTATTTGCAGTATTATTTACAACAATTCTTTTTGTGTCTTTTCATGGGGAAAAAATGTACAGTCCGGCATGTATCCATAATTATCCGCCTGATATTCAAGAAGAATACTTCAAAACACATGAAAGAGTGGACGTTTCATATAAATCAAAAAAGGTAGTACTGGCGAAGTCCTGTGGAATAATCATGTTTACAGTTATTCTTACCATATGCGCGAAGCTTGCCGGGGCAGTTACATTTTGGCAGGGATTCGCGATCGCTTTTGGACTCATGGTATGGATTGGAGCCTATGACACACTCTTTCTGGACTGGGTGCTATTTGCAAATATGAAAATGTTTAGGCTGAAAGGAACAGAGCACATGGACAAGGCTTACCATCAGAAGTGGTTCCATTTAAAAGGTGCTATATTCCCGGGGCTGTTGTTTGCACTGATTCCAGCAGCTCTTGTAGGATTGTTCATAAGTTTGATGGGGTAGTATGAAAGAGCTTTGAGTAAGTGGTAAGTCATGATGGGAGGATTGTATGGATAAGTTTAATGACATCGGAATAGATAACAAGTTAGACTGGGACAGGATAGAAAAGCTTATGCGGATAGGCATATTTGCCGCATGCATGGTGCTTGTGGGAGACGTGCTTATAGGTTATGGGATGCATGACTCTTCTAAAACAGGCATGGAATGGTTCCTGTCAGCATACTTGCAACTGTCAGATACAAGATTGTTTTGGTCGGCATTTCTGGGATTCATAGGTATTCCACTTGAGGCACTTTGTTACTTTGGTGTATATAGGCTGATTGTTCCTAAATCACAGAAATACGCTCATTTGTACAGGACAGGAATACTTGGTGTGTTGGCTTATGCAGGGTGTGGAGTGCACGTTCCCTGTTTGTCCACTTGCTTTTTTTACAAGTATATGAACAATGCTGCACCTGAGATCGCAGTGGATGCAGCAGTCAAATTCGGTAAATACTTTCTATTACCAGGAATAATAGTGTTCTTTTTGTTCTGGATTATCCAACATGTGGCACATATCGCAGCATTTATAAAAGGTTTGACTCCATATCCTAAATGGTGTTGGATATTCTGCCCTGCAGTAGGCATGGCTGCAGCTATGCTGTTTAAGTTCCTTCCTGAAACGACAATTCGCAATGCGATTACTGCTGCTTGGATCAGTATTGGGAATTTGTGGATGTTCGCCGGGCTTTTGATTATGGCGAAAAAAGTTAAGGTTGGTGACAGATAATTATTCTGAAGGGGACAGGAAATGTATATCAACGAATATGGAAATCCGGATAATCCAAAGCTCATATTGCTGGCACCGATGATGATATCCGGAGCAAATCTGCATGATCTGATGAGTCCGTTTCTTAAGGGAGATTACTTTATCATTGCTCCTGATCAGGGAGGCCATGGTAAAGCTGGTGCATATATCAGTGCGGATGATGACTAAGAATTTTGAACGAATAACTCTAAGTGATATCGATGCAATATGCCATGCATGTTGTACCTACGACATGAAACCATTGTCAAAAGAGCAACAGGCTAAACTCCATCTTGAATATGGCGAGAAGGACTTTGACCTGAAGCTTTCCAAGAACTCTTTTGCCAAATATATGCCAGATGTGAAGGTTGTTATCAGAAAAGGCTA
Coding sequences within it:
- a CDS encoding class I SAM-dependent methyltransferase, whose protein sequence is MFGRKVCSEHFPHLFKDPEAERICSMLDYDFAEKGKKMESAVGLFGALEVAQRQYDLAWEVKDYLKSHPNAAVVNLGCGLDDTFRKCDNGTCKGYNIDMPDVITVRNELLPAVDREKNLAYDLNDERWMDEIDSSHGAVFFASGVFYYFKTEAVRELFQKMAKKFSGGVVVFDSCNQRGAKMMTKTWLKEAGISDVNALFSVEDKSEIEAWSNDFAAVNARSYMRGYRDIYNEVSFFHKLMIKFCDRLVKMQIIKVTFK
- a CDS encoding isoprenylcysteine carboxylmethyltransferase family protein; the encoded protein is MLKNYMKEGQKLPLFGVGPYIIYGIAVVNIVGIVLLCYVLKIGILDEPLTLIFRITGILLIVLGIAIWYIGALRSDMDDSITENKLQTKGIYSLVRNPMYSGWWISLSGITLMWHNVWLLIFPIIDWLIMTIALINTEEKWLLDLYGDEYAEYKKTVNRCIPWFPKHAEKRRKR
- a CDS encoding alpha/beta fold hydrolase, producing MTTHEYGKENDKVIVLIHPSVVMWDYFEYVIPLMEKKYHLIIPAIPGYDPDVKNDFTSVEGISKELEDWLIRHGLSNVTCLYGCSMGGSIVTRMLSDNKVNVQSAILDGGITPYQLPWIITRLIAVRDFLMIYIGKIGGAKLLEKAFCMDELSEDDIKYAAGVLKMMSAKTIWRTFDSCDNYSMPKDIHTDCKHIEYWVAEKEVKDRKWDIDYIRKIYPNTIFRKIKNMGHGGLAPFHPEKFVRGIERAIMQGDKK
- a CDS encoding DUF6796 family protein, with the protein product MDKFNDIGIDNKLDWDRIEKLMRIGIFAACMVLVGDVLIGYGMHDSSKTGMEWFLSAYLQLSDTRLFWSAFLGFIGIPLEALCYFGVYRLIVPKSQKYAHLYRTGILGVLAYAGCGVHVPCLSTCFFYKYMNNAAPEIAVDAAVKFGKYFLLPGIIVFFLFWIIQHVAHIAAFIKGLTPYPKWCWIFCPAVGMAAAMLFKFLPETTIRNAITAAWISIGNLWMFAGLLIMAKKVKVGDR